CGTGCATACCCACGCTGACAAACTCTGTTATGGCAGCAACTGTATCTTCGATGTCCTCGTAGGCAACCACACGATCCTTAGGAAGAGAAACAAATTCTCGCATGAATCCATCGTAGCCACTTGATAAGAAATATGTTCCAGTCATGTAATTTTCGTAGAATTCCTCATCACTTTGCATAGGTGGTTGATTTGGAATCATAACAACCTTCTGACCAACTTTGTAGGTACCGGTTGGATCAGAAATAACTGTACCACAAGACTCATGAATCATAGCCATTGGTAGTTTTTTCGCTAAAATTTTTGGATCGCGTTTACCTTGGTAGTAACGTTGATCCGCGTGACAAACCGCCATGTAATTTGGTCGGATGAGGATATGATTCTCTTGATCAATTTCTTCTTCCTGATATTTAATATTAATAAACTTTGGTTTTGTCAGTTGATAAATTTGATTAATCATGTCTTTAGTCTTTCTCAATCATGCTTTTAGCAATCTTCAAGTCTGTAACTGTAGTAATTTTAAGGTTTGAATATTCACCTTTTGCTAATGCTACATCTTTACCCTTAATGACAAAGATTTTACATGCATCTGTTAAAATTTCTTTTTCCTCTGCTGATAAAGAACCATACAAATCAATAAAGTCTTTACAACGGAAGGTTTGAGGAGTTTGCCCTTGATAGAGATGAGCGCGATTTGGAATATCTGTGATAAACTGACCGTTTGTACTTTCAACAATAGTATCTACAGCTTCAACTACTGTATCAACAGCATCATGATTTTGCGCGAGAGCAATGTTATCTTGAATCATTCGAAGTGTGATAAAAGGACGAACTGAGTCATGAGTGACCACGATATCATCTTTCGTGATTGGACGGTAAGCATCAATAGCTTCGATAATCTTTTCAATACTAGAATTACGATCAGCCCCACCTTTTGTGATGATGATACGGTCCTTATGGAGCGGAAGGAATTTTTCAACTAGATCTTCTGCATGTGTAACCCAGTCACCATGAACTCCAACAACAATTTTTTCAATACTTGGTTCTAGGACAAATTTTTCAATTGTATGGATTAGAATTGGGCGGTCTCCCAACTCAAGAAATTGTTTAGGTAAATTACTGATACCCATGCGCGTGCCGGTTCCACCTGCTAAAATTCCAGCGTAAATCATATTGATTCTCCTTTGGTTTATTTCAAAAACTCATTCTTTTCTATTATATCATAATCTAGCACTATCTTGAAATAAATACTAGTTATCTCTAGTTAGAAACCGATGATGAGAGCATTTCATGCATTGAACATTTAAAACTAATCCTTGCATTATTAACTCTCGGTTAATATAGAGTTCTTCAGAATAATATAGAAAGCTTAAAGAAACCTTAAACCATTGGTTGATATATATATAGAAATCCTGAAATTTTAATTAGACTTTTCCAATTAAAATTGTTAAAATAAAATGGAAAATAATAGAAAAGGAAGCTAACTACCGCCATGATGAATATGCAAAACATCCGTAGTAGTTTTATAAGAAACTTAAACCTTAAAAATGTTATTTTTATAGCTTCTATAGTTTATTAAATTATTTTTATTTAGATTCAATTTTTAAAAATAAGTCAAAAAAAAGTCACTGTAGTATCTAGATTGTACAAAAAAGCAACACTGAATTCGATGTTGCTTTTTTTATATCTTAAATATGTTTAATTTAAAAAATTAATTTTTAGCTACTACTTTCTTAGTTGCATTAATTCTTTCATCTGCGTATTTAACGACATCTTTAATAACCAACTTTACAATCGCTTTTGTAAAAATATTCATATAGTCAACATCTGGCTTTCCATTTTTGACAGGCAACAACATTTTTATATGCTTGCTTTGAGAACTTCTGAGTTTCTTCCCATAATCATATTTGCCTAAAACAGAGGTTCTCATGGATGTTGTAATGAAAAGCATAGAATCTTTATTAAAAATGTTGTTTTCATTCCAATAAACACCTGTATCATCACCAGCTCCAAAATCATAAGGTCTATAAAAAGCATTACCAAAAATATCAAGTGTTATTGAATTTTTAGGAAACATTACAACTGGATTAGATATATAGTTTACGATCCCAGTGTTGGTTACTCCTGACATTACAAATGGAATACTGCCATCAATTTGATCAGATTTTTTCAAACGTCTACCTTGAGCTATCTTTTCAAAAATTTCTTGGTATTCAAATTCTTTGACTTCTATATTTTCATAATCTTGAAGAGCTTTTAGCTCTTCATCGGACAATTCATAATTGTCCAATCCGCTTACTTTTAAGTAAGCGGATAGCTCCGCTATACGCTCTGCCTCTAGCTCCGCTATACGCTCTGCCTCTAGCTCCGCTATAAACGTATCCATAAATTCAAAATCTATTTGTTCATTTTTTATTGGTAATGATATATATTCATCTTTAACCTTAGTCCAGTTCGCTTTATTAGTCCATTCATATCTTCCATGAAGAATACTATTAATGATACTAGCAATGAATAATCCTGAATTTCTAGTAAACTTTCTAGATTTATTTTTCCAATCTATCGCATAAGCATCCTGTAGAACTGTGAATTTGTTTGCTTGATAAAAAGTCACTCCGGTATTTGCACCATTTGCTGAAATCGTGATTACGTTCTGTAAAATTGTAGCACCATTCGCTGGGACATAGTTGTTCAGACCTTGATTTTCTATTCCTGCTGTCAATGCTGGGAGATTGTAAATTCCTTCAGGTTGTTTTCTTAATTCAGAAACTTTATACTTTAACGGCTTAACTTTTACCTTTTCAAATAACTCATCTAATTTATACTCGCCCCACTCAACTTCTTCTAATTTTATTGTGAGTGAGGCTTCTATTTTCCCAGCTTTTCAACCTCTTCTGTTCGATTTTTTAACAAATTAGAAACTTCCCAAGATAAGTAATCTCCAATTGTTTTCTTAAAATCATCTAAAGTAGGCTTCAAGTCAATAGGTGCTGATTGATTCCAGTCATTTCCGCTTGTTACATCAATATGACCTTCATAGTATTCCTCTTCGGATAAATACTGTAGTTTACTTTTGCCATATTTCACTAAATCAACAACTTCTTGATATTTTTCCTTAGCATGATCTGTATCTCTAAGATTATTGCTTGCTTTCTTACGATTAGTTCTGGTATAACCATCATTTGTGAAATCAATAAATTTTACAATATAGTCATTTTCATGCGCTTCTCCAACTCGGAAAACATAGATATATGTTTGAACACTAGATTTTCCAACAAATAAATCAATAGGCATTTTGATACTTGCAAGTAGTCTATTCGATTTCAAAATCTCCTTGTTAATATCCGTTGCCTTGCCACTTCCAGCCGAACCTTGAATAATAATAGAAGCATACCCCTTATCCATCATAGAAAGTGCACGTTTAACAAAAATCATACCATTGCCATCTGCTGAATATGGAGGATTAAGGACAAATGCTGTCGCTGGAAATCTCTCGTCAGTCTTGCCATAGCCATACTTACCATTAAATTGTGTTAGAGAGTCTTCGTTGATGATGTTCGATGAACCATCCCCCATCATAATCATATTTAGAACAGCAAGCATATAAACAGATGATAGGATTTCTAAACCTAAGAGTTGATTTGCTTTAATTTCAGCCTCTTTTTTGTATAGTGCATCAGGAGAAGTAATTTTAGCTTTGGCGTCATTAAGCATTTCATTCATAGCTGATACCAGAAGTCCAGCAGAACCAGTTGCAAAGTCCCAAACATAAGAGTCTTTATCAACACGAGCTAATTTTACTAATAAAGTAGCTACGTAGGATGGAGTTAGAACAACATCATTTAACTTATCTTGTGTAAAACCTAACCATGAATACATCTCATTGAAAAGTTTTCCAGTAAAGTCAGTATTCAAGCCAATCTTATAGTAAATTCCCAAATCATCAACAATCTTACTGAATACCCTTTTTAGTTGGCTTTCTCCATTTACTGGCTTGTTAATATTGTCTGTAGTCAGTGTATTTTTCAAGGTACGAATAATTAGCTCTTTTTTGGCTTTTGGAATTTTTTTCTCTTTCAAGAAAGAGTTAACTTTTCTAATAACAATATCACCATCTCTATTATCTTCCTCAGTTGATGATTTTAAATCTTCCTTATCTAATGGTTTTACTTTACCTGGTACACCCAAAGTAGCAATAATAGAAGCAGCTACTAGATACACACGGTCATTTTCACCTAAACCTTTTTCATTTTGATAAATATCATTGTTAAGTTTAGTTAAACTTGCATCAATTTCTTTCTCACGTTGCTCTTTTAATTTTTCAGCTTCCTCAGCGGTTAACTCCAAGGACTTTACTTTATCAATAAAGGCATCAAAATTTCCTGATTTCAAAAAAGATAGGTCAGTATAATCATCTACTTTTTGACCGATACCAAAGTTATCTTTTGAAACATAGTAGACCCCGATTTGAGTTCGAAGTTCCCCTTGCTCATCTTTATATCCAGTTACTCCTATAGATATAATATTGGTATAACTTGTGTAATGTAACAATGCATTTGCATAGTGTACTGCTCCGTTTACAGCAAAAGAATTGATATTTGAATAATTTGGTTCATTCTTACTCTTTCGATTATCTACTTGACCATCGCTATCAAGTTTCTCTAATTTATCTTTATAACCTTTATACTCAATTAAAATCGGCCAATAATCTGTGTGCTTATCTTGTAGTAATAATTTCGCATCTGGACGATTCCCGCCTTTTCCACCATTCTTTGAAGCATATTCCAATAAAGCCTTATCGATTTCTGCATTTAATGTTTCTTGTTCTAATTTATAATCTAAACCATAAGATTTCAACCAACCATTGACTAAATCAGCCACCATAGGCTCAACTGATTGAATTTTTGCTTTTCCTTTTGCCATTTAATAAAACTCCTATTTCGACAGTATTTCATGCTATTATACCATGAATTATCGTAGATAAAGTAAAATCCACAAAAAATGTTGTTTACAAATTATTTAACGGTTCTTTCGAATTCATCTATTTGTTTTATTTTCGATAACTTTATAAATCTATCTTCTGAAAAACGATGTGATGCTTTAATCAAAAACATCTCACTTTCAAAATACTCCTGCTCAATATTACCAAATATATCTTTTTGCAAATTCTCTAATTGTTCAATATAAACTTCACTTGCCTCTAACAATTCCAACATAACATCCATTTCATTTTTTTCTGCTCTAGTAATATAGTACCCATATTCTTCTGAACATCTACTTATATCTAAAATCATTAACTCATCACCTAGTTTTAAATCATCAAGTAGAATACTATAAGCTCTATTTCCTAGTGAATTATTTGTATTCTTATTAAGGATCGGTTCAAGTATATCTTTGTTTGATTTACGAAACGCATCTTCAAAATTTTGAAAATGAATTATTTCTTTTTTTAATTGATAACGACCATTACTGTCTTTAGATTCATAACTGTACTCACTTCTTAAAAATTCTAAAAAATTTTCCATAATTGTTTCAGATACATCAGAAAGACAAAATAAATAAACAGACTCTGCAAATGTATCAACATGATTATTTTTAGAATCATTTTCAAAAATACAATCATAATTTTTATAATGTTCTGTATATTGTTCAAATGCAAGTTCTCTCGCATATGGAACATAATCCAATAATATTTTTTGAATATAGAAAGAATATTCCTCGTCACTTTCCAAATCTAAAAATAAATTCAAAAAGAAATTGAATTTATCTTTTTGTGTAAATTCTTTATCAAACCCCCAAAACAATTCTTGAAGTGTTCTAAATTCTAAATTTTCACTTCTCATTCTTTCCTCATCTGATTTTATAGAAGACGTTGTAATTAAATCTGCTTTCAATTTAATATTATCAATCAACGACTGAGCAACTGTAAGTGATAATTTTTCAACGAGTATATCTGAATCTAATTCTCGTATTTCTTTTATAATTTTTGGTTTATTTTTGTAAATGTGAGTATTTCTAATTTTTTTTAGTTTCTTATATCTAATATCTCTACTATTTCTCAAAGATACTCTTCTAGAATTTATCAACTCAATACGTTCATTTATTCGTTTCTGACAATTAGACAAATAATATTTCAATAAATTAGTGACCATAATACACCTCTATAAAAACGGATTATTTCAGTTAAAATTATAACATTCAATCCTTATATTTTCAATTTTTAGGTGATATGATTAAAGCATATAGAAATTACAAGTTGAATTTCTATTCGATATCTCCTGCTAGTGGAGAACTTGCTAGCTAGAAAGTTAAGAGGTAGTCAATATGATTACAAACTTGAAGCAGACGCTTCGTAAATTATATGCTTATAGGTTGATAAACTACGGAAACACAGCTTATCAACATATTACTAATGACTGGCATTTTGAAAATGTACCAACTCAATTAAAAGAGCTCTGGCATGGACAAGATGTTGTTTCTTTCATAACTCTATCTATCGCTTATGACTCAGATATTGATTTTATGTCACATCATGAGCTAGTTCGCAGGATTGATAATGAATATTATCTAATAGCTCGTTTGGAAAAAATTTTTTCAGACCTTAGAAGAAGAAAGTAGGTACTAATAATGGCAAAAACTAACTGGAATAGAACTCTTGAGGAGGTTCTCAAACAAAAAACACAACCCATAGTAATGGTTAGCGAGAAAACAGGTAATGAGTATACAACTGATGTTGTTCCTGTTTTGAACGTTGTATCAATTGGTTCAATTGAAGAAATTGATGGAAAATTTAAATATTCAATTGTAGACACAAACAACGATCTTGAATATACTATCAAAACATCAAATAAGGTTGAAGTAAAGTTTGGTACAATTCTTCAATTCAAAAATGTACGTGGCGGTGCAACAGCTAGTGGTGTAGGATGGTATGTTGCTGATTCAGTAACTGTGGTTCAACGCAATGCGTAAGCGTAAATTCAGAAGAATCAAACCAACTTCTAATTGTAAATTACAAGGCTATCAAATCTCTCTGATAGCCTTTGTGGTTACGATTAGTTTAACTGGCTTGCTACTCTACATAAGTCTTTCAAATTCTATATTGGCACCGTATATTGCAAAACCGCTACTGCTCTTCTACTTACTAGATGCTATATTTTTATCGCTATTAGTTCTTCTATTTACAAAACGAGAAGAAGTATCAACAATTTCAATACCTCCAATGTCTAGCAAATCAAAAAAACTGGCTAAAAAACTGAAACAACTATTTAATGATAAACAAATAACCGATGTTCTAAAACTTTCAAACTCCACTAGATACGGAGATGAAATGCCCGAAATTTCTGTCTGGGTTAATGAAACCTTAATAGATGGATATATAGCCATTGAAAATATCGCTAATTGGGAGCGTGCAGACCGTGAAAAGTTTGAACAGCGAGTATCTGGAATACTATCAGGTAAATATCAACGTTTCTCTGTTGTCAACTCCGAACTAACTGCTGGAGATAGCTATATTCTCTTCTATTTTGAAGATACACTTACTTCACAGCGTTTGATTGTAAAAGACAATATAGATTCATTAAAGCCATTTGTAAACGATGATACACATGCAATAAAGCTATCAAAAGACCTAATATGGCATTCGGATATTGTACCCATGATGTCTATCATTGCACGAACAAGAGCAGGGAAATCAGTGTTAGCTGGTCGATACTTGGCTAAACTAATGTTGTTACAAGGTTGGACAGTTGAATACAATTCTGCTAAATACGACCGATACGTCAAGGAATTTAACGGTCAATCAGAACCTACCAAGATTGTTGAACGTGCTGAATATTGGTGTAGCATTATGGATGATCGACTTTCAAAAATCAATGAAGCAGGAAAAGAAAAGTATCTTGAAATGGAACACATGCCAAATATTGGCTTGTTCTTCGATGAACTCGGAAATCTAAATGCTTCATTAGAATCACTAGACAAGACTGATAAAGCATTAAAAGCAACTTCACGCTGGACCAATGCAATAAACAGACTATCTGCGACTGGTGGCTCTGCTGGTATTCATATCATTGCTATTAGTCAGTTTGCAACAAAAGAAGGATTTTTACCTTCCTTGGCTCGTGTAAATTGCTCCGATGCTGTAATCATGTTAGGTGGTGCTGCCGATTCTGCTGATGAACGTAAATATCTGATGTCTGGTTTTGCAGATATGGCTAAAAGAAGTTATGGAAAAGGTCAGGGACTAGCTCGGATTTTAGGTTCTGGTAAAAAGTGGGAAGTGCCACACTTCTATGAAACGCCGTGGTTTGAAGAATAGTGAAATATAATCCATTTGTGTTTCAACTAGAGAAATCTGTTGAATTAACAAATGGATTCATGACGAAGCCGACGAGTCATAAGGTCGGTTATCTTTGAAAAAGATGAAACACTTTTAAATCTAACTATGTCTAACGCGTGCACGGCACTGGGCTTGTCAAGTGCCGTGCATATTCAAAAACCTAGGAATATCAAGTATTTGAGCGAATTATAAAAATTAGTTCTCTTGATTTATCTAGGGAATAGTTAGAAGAATAATTAAAACAAGGAGTTCTTAATAATGAACAAAAATAAAAAAGACGCAAACCTAACTGCTATCATGCTGGTCCAACAACTGGAAGATGAACACTGGAAAACTTGGCAAGATAAAACAGCTTTAAAAAAGGCTAGAGATGAAAGTAATATCCGCCCCCTACTTGAGATAGTCACTGATAAACTAAATAAAGCTGATATTACTGTTAAAGAGGCTTACGGAATCAAACACGATAAAGACGAGATAAACGTTTGGAATCAAGAATTGATGAAAAATGTAATCAAAAAGAAAGCTGAACATATTCATTTTCTCTTTAAGTTTGAAAAAGGAGCATCACTAAACAGAATAGCTCTAGCTGTTGGGGTTGAACCTCAATATCTAGAAAAACTAAAGTCTGGTCGATACGGATATGATAATTGTTTAGCCTACTTAGTCCATGCGAAGGACGAGAGTAAACATCAATACAAACCAGACGAAGTTGTTACTGTAAAAGGTGAAAACTACGCTAGCGTTTATCATAGATGTATGGAAACATGGGTTAAAGGTCGTGCAACCAAAAAAGCTAAGGAAACAGATCTTAGTATTGATTGGTTAATTGAAAAGATATTGTCCGGAGAAATAACCAAAAGCAATATTTTGCTTACGAATGATTATTACGCTATCTATGGACAACATAAGCGAAAAATAAATGAAGCTTTAGATACCGTAGGAGAGCGAAAAAGTTATAGGACTATTGCAGAACTTGAAGCAGGAAGCTTCAAGAAAACAGTTTTATTTGTTACTGCTAAAAGTGGGGTTGGAAAAACAAAATACAGCAAGAAGCTGATAACGTTATTACAAAATGTAGCTTTAAAATTCGGACAAACTTGGGATTCCTGCGTCACAGCATCAACTAATGCTTTTGATGAATATAATAGTCAAGAAATTTTGTTTCTTGATGACATCAGAGGAGACAGTTTAACTGTATCTGATTGGTTAAAACTACTCGATCCTTTTATGATTAGTCCAATATCAGCGCGATATCATAACAAAATGGGGTCAGCAAAAGTCATTATCATTACAAGTACCAAACAACCTATTGATTTTTTTGCAATTGCAAAAGGAAATATTACTGAAGATGTAGGACAATTTAATCGTAGAATTGATTATTTAATTAAACTAGATGATGATAGTGCAACATTATCAATCCCAACAAAACAATTAGAAGAAATTTTTAATGAAGAAGAAATCCCTTGGGGATTGCCTCCTTTTATTTCATATGATTTTTCGCAAGATAAACAAGTTACAGTTAACGAATCTATCGATATTCTAATAAAAACTATTATTCGCAATATGCAATGGAACAAAAAAAAGGTTATCTCTGACACCGAACAAAGTAACAAAGATAACCAAAATACTCAACAAAAATAGTCAACAACTACCTCTGTTGTTGCTATTATATCATAATTTCCTAAAGGAGTATAATATGCAATTTAAACAAACTACAAAACAAAATAGATTATCAAACTCTAATACTACAACTTTTGCACTTGTAAATAAGATTGATGTTATGAACATGACTGGATATTCAGAATCACAATCAAAAAAAATAATAAAGCAGGCTAAACTTATTCTTGTTAATAAAGGTTTTCAATGGTATAAAAATAAACGTGTTGGTCGAGTACCAATGAAAATAGTAGAAGATATACTTGGTTTTGAATTGAATTTAAAAAATGATATAATGTATAATGTACATGAAGATACTGCTAATAGGGAGGAAACCCAGTATGGTAGTAACTAAACAAAAAAATAAAAAATGGAGGGTTGATATTAGTGATGGCTATGATGCAATAACTGGTCTTCAAAAGCGTCACAGAAAATCTGATTTAAAATCACGTAAAGAAGCTGAACAATATGAGGCTGATTATCGTATCAATAAGCTACATCAAGTAACTCATAAAGATAAAATTTCTGTTTCGTATCTGTACTCGCTCGTTCAAGAAGAAGATGAACTTCGAGGGAATAAGCGAGGAACAATAGATAGTCAAAAATCTTACTATCGAGTATATCTGTCCAAATACTTTAAAAACGCAGATATGCGAAATGTTTCCCTAAACGATATCAAAGAGTATAGAAATTGGCTTAAATGTCAACCCAGTAAAAAAGGTGGAAGCCTATCTAATTCTCACGTTAATCAGCAAATGATTTTCGTCCATAAAATGTTTGAAGTTGCAATTGCTAATCGTATTCGACAAGATAATCCTTGTAACGGATTGAGACGGTTGCCACAGCAACATAAAGAAATGGCATACTATACACCTGAACAGTTCAAACAATTTGATTCACTTTTTGAAGAGAATGAATATTCTTTCCAACTGTTGTATCGTATTTTGATGTATACAGGAATGCGTATTGGGGAAGCTCTTGCCTTAACTTGGGAACAAGTCAATCTTGATGAAAATTATATTGATGTCAAATACTCTGCTTATTACCGAAATGGTCAAGTGCATATTGGAACAGTGAAAACAACACAATCTAATCGGCGAATTTATATCCATCGTGCCTTCGTGAAAGAATTAAAACAATGGAAAAATCAGCAATATGAATTGTTAAAAGAGTTTACAAGCAATCCTAATAGTTTGCAGATTTATCAGACTACTCCTGAAGTGTTGACTGGACCAAACGTATCAAATTTCAGAGCAATTCTAAAGAAACGCCTACCTGATAATTTAAAGTTGATACGTAATCATGACTTCAGACATTCTCATGCTGCATTTCTAGTTTCTCAAGGCTTACGAAATGGAGAAGGTAAAGACTACATTTTCTTTACGTTGATGAAACGATTAGGACACAGTTCTATTAACACCACAATAAATGTTTACTCACATTTATTCCCAACTCAGCAAAAAGAAATAGCCTCTGCCTTTGAAAATTTTTAACAATAAGGCAAAATAAGGCAACAAAAATTTACAATCAAGGGCTAACCCCTTGATACGAAAGGAATCTAGAAAATCTTATGATGAATATGCAAAACATGATGCGTCAAGCTCAAAAACTTCAAAAACAAATGGAGCAAAGCCAAGCTGAATTGGCTGCCACAGAATTTGTTGGGACTTCTGCTCAAAACCTTGTAACTGCTACCTTAACAGGTGATAAAAAAGTCGTAAAAATTGATTTCAATCCTGCAGTTGTGGATGCTGAAGATATTGAAACACTTTCAGATATGACTGTTCAAGCGCTCAACGCTGCTCTTGAACAAATTGATGAAACTACTAAAAAGAAACTTGGAGCATTTGCTGGTAAGTTACCATTTTAATTATATTCTCAAAAAGAGGCTGGTTTACAGCCTCTTTTAATTTATGTTAATAAGCAAAGAACTCAGTTGCTTTATTTAGCAATAAGTCACTATATTCAGGATCTTCCTGAGCAGTTACTAGTTCTTCTTTTATGTTTTCCAAGTCATCCGTAATCATTCCATCAACACCTAGGTGAAAAGACTTATTAAATGATTCCGAACTATTGATTGTCCATACATAGAGTTTTTGCTCAGTATTCCATAGTTTCGTCACAAAGTATTCATCTAAAGTAGAATACTCCATTGTGTAGCCTGTAGCAACCGTTCTAGGAAAAACAGAATTATAGGGAAGAATAAAGTATACAGGAATATCTGTGTCATACTCTCTCACTTTTTCAACAACCTTATAATCCAAGGATTGCATTTGATGACCATAAACCTTAATTTTTGCACCGTATTTTTCTAGAAAATGTTCCATCATCTGTGGGCTATCTTTGTGGCTGGTCTTAATCTCAATGAGAAGTTTCTGATGTAATTCATTTGCGCGTGTCAGATAATCATCGAAACTTGAAATCTTTGTCTCATAACCATTCTCATGAATGTCAATCTGCTTTAACTCTTCTAAGGTCAAATCTTGTGGTGTTTTATTGATACCAGCTAATGCTCTAAGATTCGCATCATGCATC
The window above is part of the Streptococcus sp. Marseille-Q6470 genome. Proteins encoded here:
- a CDS encoding 2-C-methyl-D-erythritol 4-phosphate cytidylyltransferase produces the protein MIYAGILAGGTGTRMGISNLPKQFLELGDRPILIHTIEKFVLEPSIEKIVVGVHGDWVTHAEDLVEKFLPLHKDRIIITKGGADRNSSIEKIIEAIDAYRPITKDDIVVTHDSVRPFITLRMIQDNIALAQNHDAVDTVVEAVDTIVESTNGQFITDIPNRAHLYQGQTPQTFRCKDFIDLYGSLSAEEKEILTDACKIFVIKGKDVALAKGEYSNLKITTVTDLKIAKSMIEKD
- a CDS encoding site-specific integrase gives rise to the protein MVVTKQKNKKWRVDISDGYDAITGLQKRHRKSDLKSRKEAEQYEADYRINKLHQVTHKDKISVSYLYSLVQEEDELRGNKRGTIDSQKSYYRVYLSKYFKNADMRNVSLNDIKEYRNWLKCQPSKKGGSLSNSHVNQQMIFVHKMFEVAIANRIRQDNPCNGLRRLPQQHKEMAYYTPEQFKQFDSLFEENEYSFQLLYRILMYTGMRIGEALALTWEQVNLDENYIDVKYSAYYRNGQVHIGTVKTTQSNRRIYIHRAFVKELKQWKNQQYELLKEFTSNPNSLQIYQTTPEVLTGPNVSNFRAILKKRLPDNLKLIRNHDFRHSHAAFLVSQGLRNGEGKDYIFFTLMKRLGHSSINTTINVYSHLFPTQQKEIASAFENF
- a CDS encoding restriction endonuclease subunit S; amino-acid sequence: MEASLTIKLEEVEWGEYKLDELFEKVKVKPLKYKVSELRKQPEGIYNLPALTAGIENQGLNNYVPANGATILQNVITISANGANTGVTFYQANKFTVLQDAYAIDWKNKSRKFTRNSGLFIASIINSILHGRYEWTNKANWTKVKDEYISLPIKNEQIDFEFMDTFIAELEAERIAELEAERIAELSAYLKVSGLDNYELSDEELKALQDYENIEVKEFEYQEIFEKIAQGRRLKKSDQIDGSIPFVMSGVTNTGIVNYISNPVVMFPKNSITLDIFGNAFYRPYDFGAGDDTGVYWNENNIFNKDSMLFITTSMRTSVLGKYDYGKKLRSSQSKHIKMLLPVKNGKPDVDYMNIFTKAIVKLVIKDVVKYADERINATKKVVAKN
- a CDS encoding cell division protein FtsK encodes the protein MPEISVWVNETLIDGYIAIENIANWERADREKFEQRVSGILSGKYQRFSVVNSELTAGDSYILFYFEDTLTSQRLIVKDNIDSLKPFVNDDTHAIKLSKDLIWHSDIVPMMSIIARTRAGKSVLAGRYLAKLMLLQGWTVEYNSAKYDRYVKEFNGQSEPTKIVERAEYWCSIMDDRLSKINEAGKEKYLEMEHMPNIGLFFDELGNLNASLESLDKTDKALKATSRWTNAINRLSATGGSAGIHIIAISQFATKEGFLPSLARVNCSDAVIMLGGAADSADERKYLMSGFADMAKRSYGKGQGLARILGSGKKWEVPHFYETPWFEE
- a CDS encoding DUF3173 family protein, which encodes MQFKQTTKQNRLSNSNTTTFALVNKIDVMNMTGYSESQSKKIIKQAKLILVNKGFQWYKNKRVGRVPMKIVEDILGFELNLKNDIMYNVHEDTANREETQYGSN
- a CDS encoding N-6 DNA methylase, translated to MAKGKAKIQSVEPMVADLVNGWLKSYGLDYKLEQETLNAEIDKALLEYASKNGGKGGNRPDAKLLLQDKHTDYWPILIEYKGYKDKLEKLDSDGQVDNRKSKNEPNYSNINSFAVNGAVHYANALLHYTSYTNIISIGVTGYKDEQGELRTQIGVYYVSKDNFGIGQKVDDYTDLSFLKSGNFDAFIDKVKSLELTAEEAEKLKEQREKEIDASLTKLNNDIYQNEKGLGENDRVYLVAASIIATLGVPGKVKPLDKEDLKSSTEEDNRDGDIVIRKVNSFLKEKKIPKAKKELIIRTLKNTLTTDNINKPVNGESQLKRVFSKIVDDLGIYYKIGLNTDFTGKLFNEMYSWLGFTQDKLNDVVLTPSYVATLLVKLARVDKDSYVWDFATGSAGLLVSAMNEMLNDAKAKITSPDALYKKEAEIKANQLLGLEILSSVYMLAVLNMIMMGDGSSNIINEDSLTQFNGKYGYGKTDERFPATAFVLNPPYSADGNGMIFVKRALSMMDKGYASIIIQGSAGSGKATDINKEILKSNRLLASIKMPIDLFVGKSSVQTYIYVFRVGEAHENDYIVKFIDFTNDGYTRTNRKKASNNLRDTDHAKEKYQEVVDLVKYGKSKLQYLSEEEYYEGHIDVTSGNDWNQSAPIDLKPTLDDFKKTIGDYLSWEVSNLLKNRTEEVEKLGK
- a CDS encoding AAA family ATPase, which codes for MNKNKKDANLTAIMLVQQLEDEHWKTWQDKTALKKARDESNIRPLLEIVTDKLNKADITVKEAYGIKHDKDEINVWNQELMKNVIKKKAEHIHFLFKFEKGASLNRIALAVGVEPQYLEKLKSGRYGYDNCLAYLVHAKDESKHQYKPDEVVTVKGENYASVYHRCMETWVKGRATKKAKETDLSIDWLIEKILSGEITKSNILLTNDYYAIYGQHKRKINEALDTVGERKSYRTIAELEAGSFKKTVLFVTAKSGVGKTKYSKKLITLLQNVALKFGQTWDSCVTASTNAFDEYNSQEILFLDDIRGDSLTVSDWLKLLDPFMISPISARYHNKMGSAKVIIITSTKQPIDFFAIAKGNITEDVGQFNRRIDYLIKLDDDSATLSIPTKQLEEIFNEEEIPWGLPPFISYDFSQDKQVTVNESIDILIKTIIRNMQWNKKKVISDTEQSNKDNQNTQQK
- a CDS encoding YbaB/EbfC family nucleoid-associated protein translates to MMNMQNMMRQAQKLQKQMEQSQAELAATEFVGTSAQNLVTATLTGDKKVVKIDFNPAVVDAEDIETLSDMTVQALNAALEQIDETTKKKLGAFAGKLPF